A single window of Phyllostomus discolor isolate MPI-MPIP mPhyDis1 chromosome 13, mPhyDis1.pri.v3, whole genome shotgun sequence DNA harbors:
- the LOC114510374 gene encoding olfactory receptor 1044-like, translating into MRNETSVTEFILKGFSDTPELRFVSISVFLFIYLFSLLGNMSIIAAVTRDSRLHTPMYFFLQNLSFLDMCYTSVTIPKALVNSLVGSNLISFWECVAQLFLFVMLCASECFLLTSMAYDRCLAIHKPLLYGVIMSRKLCAELVTMAWLSGALYAVFHTANTFSLLFCGPNVVDHFFCDSSPLMRLSCSDFHTHEEVGFAVGGCIILSAFALTVASYAVIISAIAQIHSARGRGKAFSTCSSHLATVTLFYVTGSVAYLRPTSQYSPTQGRLLSVFYSILTPSLNPLVYCLRNKDMQVALKRLLAPSD; encoded by the coding sequence atgagaaatgaGACCAGTGTGACTGAATTTATTCTCAAAGGCTTCTCAGATACACCTGAACTGAGGTTCGTGAGCATCTCAGTTTTCCTCTTCATCTACCTCTTTTCCCTCCTCGGGAACATGTCCATCATCGCAGCTGTGACCAGAGACAGCCGCctccacacccccatgtacttcttcctgcaGAATCTGTCCTTCTTGGACATGTGCTACACCTCGGTCACCATCCCCAAGGCACTGGTCAATTCCCTCGTGGGTTCCAACCTCATTTCCTTTTGGGAGTGTGTGGCTCAGCTCTTCTTATTTGTCATGCTGTGTGCTTCCGAGTGTTTCTTGCTTACGtccatggcctatgaccgctgtCTAGCCATCCACAAGCCTCTCCTCTATGGCGTCATTATGAGTAGAAAGCTGTGTGCAGAGCTTGTCACCATGGCCTGGCTGAGCGGAGCTCTCTATGCTGTTTTCCACACCGCCAACACCTTCTCCCTTCTGTTCTGCGGACCCAACGTGGTCGACCACTTTTTCTGTGACAGCTCCCCCCTCATGAGGCTCTCCTGCAGTGACTTCCACACCCACGAGGAAGTGGGATTTGCAGTGGGTGGGTGCATCATTCTCAGTGCCTTCGCCCTCACCGTCGCCTCCTATGCTGTCATCATCTCTGCCATCGCTCAGATCCACTCTGCCAGGGGCCGTGggaaggccttctccacctgctcctctcATCTTGCCACTGTTACTCTGTTTTATGTCACTGGGAGTGTTGCTTACCTGAGACCTACTTCTCAATACTCTCCCACTCAAGGACGACTACTGTCTGTGTTTTACTCCATCCTAACACCCAGCCTGAACCCTCTCGTTTACTGTCTGAGAAACAAAGACATGCAGGTGGCCCTGAAGAGGCTACTTGCCCCATCCGACTAG